In a single window of the Pseudogemmatithrix spongiicola genome:
- a CDS encoding cyclase family protein — MDARELIDISVAFDARTPPWPGDTPFSCGWAWAMADGASVNVSKWETSPHVGTHADAPLHVLRGGVGADALPLAPFIGPVRVADVRHLTGAITLAQLKEGGWKAGTTRLLLRTGRSTAVGRFPAQWPALAPETAAALVADGLQLLGVDCPSVDDRESKTLDVHHVLFSGHCYVLENLDLEAVHAGEYRLFAPPLKVGACDAAPVRAFLAPALTGERA, encoded by the coding sequence ATGGACGCGCGGGAGCTGATCGACATCTCCGTCGCGTTCGATGCGCGCACCCCGCCCTGGCCCGGGGACACGCCGTTTTCCTGCGGCTGGGCCTGGGCGATGGCGGACGGAGCGAGCGTGAACGTCTCGAAGTGGGAGACCAGCCCGCACGTCGGCACGCACGCCGATGCGCCGCTGCATGTGCTGCGCGGCGGAGTCGGCGCCGACGCCCTGCCGCTCGCGCCATTCATTGGGCCTGTGCGGGTGGCCGATGTGCGGCACCTGACGGGTGCGATCACGCTCGCACAGCTCAAGGAGGGCGGCTGGAAGGCCGGCACCACTCGCCTGCTGCTGCGCACCGGGAGAAGCACGGCCGTTGGGCGCTTCCCTGCGCAGTGGCCGGCGCTGGCCCCCGAGACAGCCGCCGCGCTCGTCGCCGATGGCCTGCAACTGCTGGGTGTGGACTGCCCCAGCGTGGACGATCGCGAGAGCAAGACCCTCGACGTGCACCATGTGCTGTTCAGTGGGCACTGCTACGTGCTCGAGAATCTCGATCTCGAGGCCGTGCACGCCGGCGAGTACCGGCTGTTCGCCCCACCGCTCAAGGTGGGCGCCTGCGATGCGGCGCCGGTGCGGGCATTCCTCGCCCCAGCGCTCACCGGCGAGCGCGCGTAG
- a CDS encoding tryptophan 2,3-dioxygenase family protein: MSDREISYPTYLELESLLALQKPQSQPEHPDELIFIVVHQASELWFKVILHEFDQLIARLEAFDAVGALTSMQRVNVLVELVSTELSALDTLPPQRFAQFRGYLGSSSGSQSAQFRAIEATSGLREAHFMAALKEHGEIPAVVQRALARPTLQELYLKLLEREGVTLDQVYNEPQHALLHMLAESFLAYEQGFGRWRFLHVQMVERIIGPDTGGTGGTLGSKYLMKTVGQRFFPELWAVRARLYKRG, encoded by the coding sequence TTGAGCGACCGCGAGATTTCGTACCCGACGTACCTCGAGCTCGAGTCCCTGCTTGCGCTGCAGAAACCGCAGAGCCAGCCGGAGCATCCCGACGAGCTGATCTTCATCGTGGTGCACCAAGCCAGCGAGCTCTGGTTCAAGGTCATCCTGCACGAGTTCGATCAGTTGATTGCGCGGCTCGAGGCCTTCGATGCGGTCGGCGCGCTGACGTCGATGCAGCGCGTGAACGTGTTGGTCGAACTCGTCTCGACCGAGCTCAGCGCGCTGGACACGCTGCCCCCGCAGCGCTTCGCGCAGTTCCGCGGCTACCTGGGCAGCTCCAGCGGCTCGCAGAGCGCGCAGTTCCGCGCGATCGAAGCCACGAGTGGCCTCCGCGAGGCGCATTTCATGGCGGCGCTCAAGGAGCACGGCGAGATTCCGGCGGTGGTGCAGCGCGCCTTGGCGCGGCCGACGCTGCAGGAGCTGTACCTCAAGCTGCTGGAGCGCGAGGGCGTCACGTTGGACCAGGTGTACAACGAGCCGCAGCACGCGCTGCTGCACATGCTGGCCGAGTCCTTCCTGGCGTACGAGCAGGGCTTCGGACGTTGGCGCTTCCTGCATGTGCAGATGGTGGAGCGCATCATCGGGCCGGACACGGGCGGCACGGGTGGCACGCTGGGGTCCAAGTATTTGATGAAGACGGTCGGCCAGCGGTTCTTCCCGGAGTTGTGGGCGGTGCGGGCGCGGCTGTACAAGCGCGGCTGA
- the bshB1 gene encoding bacillithiol biosynthesis deacetylase BshB1, which translates to MSAPVDILAIAAHRDDVELTCGGVLVKHAWRGQRTGIIDLTAGEMGTRGSAELRGQEAAAAAEVLGVAVRENLGLPDAGITNTPETRRALAIRIRELQPRVVIAPAPRGRHPDHRVAAQLIRDACFLAGLTKLDSATAPHRPKKVLHAITYREDHVKPTFVVDITKEFETKLEAIKCYASQFDGTTWAGEVYPNGEPLYDIVRHQAAHYGSLIRTQYGEPFFTYETMRADDLLALDVSTF; encoded by the coding sequence ATGAGCGCCCCCGTCGACATCCTCGCGATCGCCGCGCACCGCGACGATGTGGAACTCACCTGCGGGGGCGTGCTCGTGAAGCATGCGTGGCGCGGGCAACGCACGGGCATCATCGACCTGACCGCTGGCGAGATGGGCACGCGTGGCTCGGCTGAACTGCGTGGGCAGGAGGCCGCCGCGGCCGCCGAGGTGCTTGGGGTTGCCGTGCGCGAAAACCTTGGGTTGCCCGACGCCGGCATCACGAACACGCCGGAGACTCGCCGCGCATTGGCGATCCGCATCCGCGAGCTGCAGCCGCGGGTGGTGATCGCACCGGCGCCGCGGGGCCGGCACCCCGACCATCGCGTCGCCGCGCAGTTGATTCGCGACGCGTGCTTCCTGGCGGGTCTCACCAAGCTCGACTCCGCCACGGCGCCGCATCGCCCGAAGAAGGTGCTGCACGCGATCACGTACCGCGAAGATCACGTGAAGCCGACCTTCGTGGTGGACATCACGAAGGAGTTCGAGACCAAGCTCGAGGCCATCAAGTGTTACGCCTCGCAGTTCGACGGCACGACTTGGGCGGGTGAGGTCTACCCGAACGGCGAGCCGCTGTACGACATCGTGCGGCACCAGGCCGCGCACTATGGCTCGCTGATCCGCACACAGTACGGCGAGCCGTTCTTCACCTACGAGACGATGCGCGCGGACGACCTCCTCGCGCTCGACGTGAGCACATTTTGA